One segment of Streptomyces sp. XD-27 DNA contains the following:
- the mtrB gene encoding MtrAB system histidine kinase MtrB, translated as MSGTGSAPQSGKPDGSAAGGTRTGRPVDPSGDIPLFRRLWSGGHLLPDGATGGPAHPLIRLFGRWIRRPLVPAARLWRRNIQLRVVATTLLMSLGVVLLLGLVVIGQVRNGLLDAKRHAAQSQAAGGFEVAEQMADAARGRSGQDEGGAGSRGTQNSGTWLTDLVHQLASGGKGSYSVVALSSESPGDPSVAHRGPRASGDISPESVPADLRKRVGEGTDTYEQYAKIVYNGSNDDEPALVIGKQRNDNSGKPYQLYYVFPFTQEEKSLSLVKGTLATAGVFVVVLLGAIAWVVVRQVVTPVRMAAGISERLAAGLLQERMKVTGEDDIARLGEAFNKMGQNLQGKIQQLEELSRMQRRFVSDVSHELRTPLTTVRMAADVIHEARDDFDPVTARSAELLIGQLDRFESLLSDLLEISRFDAGAAALEADSIDLRDVVHRVVDGAEPLAERKGSRILVRGAEYPVVAEADARRVERVLRNLVVNAVEHGEGRDVVVRLAASHSAVAVAVRDYGVGLKPGEATRVFDRFWRADPARARTTGGTGLGLSIAEEDARLHGGWLQAWGEPGGGSQFRLTLPRTAGDALRASPIALEPEDSRRNRGLRASGLPQGPGRRRVTALPTQVRPALPPGRPQPSTDPTGPVGPTGPVGPADPTDPAAPRDDARTSSAPRDDTQSAASRDDARSPARGGGQPNRTESGGPTRGR; from the coding sequence ATGTCCGGGACCGGCTCCGCTCCGCAGTCCGGGAAGCCGGACGGCAGCGCCGCGGGAGGCACTCGTACGGGTCGTCCTGTCGACCCGTCGGGTGACATTCCGCTCTTCCGGCGGCTGTGGAGCGGCGGCCATCTGCTGCCCGACGGCGCGACCGGGGGACCGGCGCACCCGCTGATCCGGTTGTTCGGCCGGTGGATACGCCGTCCACTGGTGCCCGCCGCGCGGTTGTGGCGGCGCAACATCCAGCTGCGCGTGGTCGCCACCACGCTGCTGATGTCGCTGGGTGTGGTGCTGCTGCTCGGCCTCGTCGTGATCGGCCAGGTCCGTAACGGCCTGCTGGACGCCAAGCGGCACGCGGCGCAGTCCCAGGCCGCGGGCGGGTTCGAGGTGGCCGAGCAGATGGCCGACGCCGCTCGCGGCAGAAGCGGCCAGGACGAGGGCGGCGCGGGAAGCCGGGGCACGCAGAACTCCGGGACGTGGCTGACGGATCTGGTGCACCAGCTGGCCAGCGGCGGCAAGGGCTCGTACTCCGTGGTGGCGCTCAGCTCCGAATCCCCCGGGGATCCGTCCGTCGCCCACCGCGGCCCGCGGGCCTCGGGCGACATCAGCCCCGAAAGCGTGCCCGCGGACCTGCGGAAACGGGTCGGCGAGGGCACGGACACGTACGAGCAGTACGCCAAGATCGTGTACAACGGCTCCAACGATGACGAGCCGGCGCTGGTCATCGGCAAGCAGCGCAACGACAACAGCGGCAAGCCCTACCAGCTGTACTACGTCTTCCCCTTCACCCAGGAAGAGAAGTCCCTGAGCCTGGTCAAGGGGACGCTGGCCACGGCCGGGGTGTTCGTCGTCGTGCTGCTCGGCGCCATCGCCTGGGTCGTGGTGCGGCAGGTGGTCACGCCCGTACGGATGGCGGCGGGGATCTCCGAGCGGCTGGCCGCCGGTCTGCTGCAGGAGCGGATGAAGGTCACCGGAGAGGACGACATCGCCCGCCTCGGCGAGGCCTTCAACAAGATGGGGCAGAACCTCCAGGGCAAGATCCAGCAGTTGGAGGAGCTGTCCCGGATGCAGCGCCGTTTCGTCTCGGACGTGTCGCATGAGCTGCGCACCCCGCTGACGACCGTGCGGATGGCCGCGGACGTCATCCACGAGGCCCGCGACGACTTCGACCCCGTCACGGCACGGTCGGCGGAGTTGCTGATCGGGCAGCTGGACCGGTTCGAGTCGCTGCTCTCGGACCTGCTGGAGATCAGCCGCTTCGACGCGGGCGCGGCCGCGCTGGAAGCGGACTCGATCGATCTGCGCGATGTGGTCCACCGGGTCGTCGACGGGGCCGAGCCGCTCGCCGAGCGGAAGGGCAGCCGGATACTCGTGCGCGGCGCCGAGTACCCGGTGGTCGCCGAGGCCGACGCCCGGCGAGTCGAGCGGGTCCTGCGCAATCTCGTGGTCAACGCCGTCGAGCACGGCGAGGGCCGGGACGTGGTGGTGCGGCTCGCCGCGTCGCACAGCGCCGTCGCCGTCGCCGTACGGGACTACGGTGTCGGGCTCAAGCCGGGCGAGGCCACGCGCGTGTTCGACCGCTTCTGGCGGGCCGACCCGGCGCGGGCCCGGACGACCGGCGGTACCGGGCTCGGCCTGTCCATCGCCGAGGAGGACGCGCGGCTGCACGGGGGCTGGCTCCAGGCGTGGGGCGAGCCGGGCGGCGGCTCGCAGTTCCGGCTGACCCTGCCGCGCACCGCGGGGGACGCGCTGCGGGCCTCCCCGATCGCCCTGGAGCCGGAGGACTCGCGCCGCAATCGCGGTCTGCGGGCCTCCGGGCTGCCGCAGGGGCCGGGACGGCGCAGGGTGACGGCCCTGCCCACCCAGGTGCGCCCGGCGCTCCCTCCGGGCCGTCCGCAGCCCTCTACGGACCCCACTGGCCCCGTAGGCCCCACTGGCCCGGTAGGCCCCGCTGACCCCACCGATCCCGCCGCGCCGCGCGACGACGCGCGGACGTCCTCCGCGCCGCGCGACGACACCCAGTCCGCCGCATCGCGCGACGATGCCCGGTCGCCCGCGCGTGGTGGCGGGCAGCCGAACCGGACCGAATCGGGAGGCCCGACCCGTGGCCGCTGA
- the mtrA gene encoding two-component system response regulator MtrA, which yields MKGRVLVVDDDTALAEMLGIVLRGEGFEPSFVSDGDKALAAFREAKPDLVLLDLMLPGRDGIEVCRLIRAESGVPIVMLTAKSDTVDVVVGLESGADDYIVKPFKPKELVARIRARLRRSEEPAPEQLAIGDLVIDVAGHSVKRDGQSIALTPLEFDLLVALARKPWQVFTREVLLEQVWGYRHAADTRLVNVHVQRLRSKVEKDPERPEIVVTVRGVGYKAGPS from the coding sequence ATGAAGGGACGCGTCCTTGTCGTCGACGACGACACCGCACTGGCAGAGATGCTCGGCATCGTGCTGCGCGGCGAAGGCTTTGAACCATCGTTCGTCTCGGACGGTGACAAGGCTCTCGCAGCCTTCCGCGAGGCCAAGCCCGACCTGGTGCTGCTCGATCTCATGCTCCCCGGGCGGGACGGCATCGAGGTATGCCGGCTGATCCGGGCCGAGTCCGGAGTGCCGATCGTCATGCTCACCGCCAAGAGCGACACGGTCGATGTCGTGGTGGGCCTCGAATCGGGAGCGGACGACTACATCGTCAAGCCGTTCAAGCCGAAGGAGCTGGTGGCCCGGATCAGGGCCCGGCTGCGGCGTTCCGAGGAGCCCGCGCCCGAGCAGCTCGCCATCGGCGACCTGGTCATCGATGTCGCCGGGCACTCGGTGAAGCGGGACGGGCAGTCGATAGCGCTGACCCCGCTGGAGTTCGACCTGCTGGTCGCGCTGGCCCGTAAGCCGTGGCAGGTGTTCACCCGAGAGGTGCTCCTGGAGCAGGTGTGGGGCTACCGCCACGCCGCCGACACGCGGCTGGTCAACGTGCACGTACAGCGGCTGCGCTCGAAGGTCGAGAAGGACCCGGAGCGGCCCGAGATCGTGGTGACCGTGCGCGGCGTGGGTTACAAGGCCGGGCCGAGCTGA
- a CDS encoding glycerophosphoryl diester phosphodiesterase membrane domain-containing protein — translation MNDSPGWAPPGPPPSEDPDRDTRGTGEGSDRPVVPEQPVWGAKWAERQPPAGRWSAPGGPPPPFPRPPGPVDRGAWGAGWTQPPPVARPGVIPLRPLGVGEILDGAVSTMRAHWRTALGISLAVAVVTQILVTTATGLWFRDVSGLDALDDTSDPTLRETLDAIGGSLASNSVALLLGMLGTVVATALLTVVTSRAVLGRPVTTAEAWHSARPQLARLCGLLFLLPLIVVGVAAAGVAPGVLLALAGAESGGAALALLGGLAAFGAAIWLWIRFSLAAPALMLEKASVTAALRRSAKLVRGAWWRVFGIQLLALLIVLVVEAIVEIPTSMVAMVIGGDSASDWLSGETATVGWTFLVVIGIGGVIGATVTLPITAGITALLYMDQRIRREALDLELARAAGVDGNSSADNPSAPAVDTAPGD, via the coding sequence ATGAACGACTCTCCGGGCTGGGCGCCGCCCGGACCGCCCCCTTCCGAGGACCCTGACCGCGATACGCGCGGCACGGGCGAGGGGTCCGACCGGCCCGTGGTCCCGGAACAGCCCGTATGGGGTGCCAAGTGGGCCGAGCGGCAGCCGCCGGCGGGGCGCTGGTCGGCGCCGGGCGGCCCGCCCCCGCCGTTCCCGCGGCCGCCCGGCCCGGTGGACCGGGGAGCCTGGGGAGCCGGCTGGACCCAACCGCCGCCGGTGGCTCGTCCCGGCGTCATCCCGCTGCGGCCGCTCGGCGTCGGCGAGATCCTCGACGGCGCGGTCTCCACGATGCGGGCCCACTGGCGCACCGCCCTCGGCATCTCGCTCGCCGTCGCCGTCGTCACACAGATCCTGGTGACCACCGCCACGGGCCTGTGGTTCCGGGACGTGTCGGGGCTGGACGCCCTCGACGACACCTCGGACCCGACGCTCCGCGAGACGCTGGACGCCATCGGCGGCTCGCTCGCCTCCAATAGCGTCGCCTTGCTGCTGGGCATGCTCGGCACCGTCGTCGCGACCGCCCTGCTGACCGTCGTCACCAGCCGGGCCGTCCTGGGGCGTCCGGTGACCACCGCGGAGGCCTGGCACAGCGCCCGGCCCCAGCTGGCCCGGCTGTGCGGACTGCTCTTCCTGCTGCCACTGATCGTCGTCGGCGTCGCCGCGGCGGGCGTCGCTCCTGGAGTCCTGCTCGCCTTGGCGGGGGCGGAGAGCGGCGGGGCCGCCCTCGCGCTCCTGGGCGGGCTGGCGGCCTTCGGCGCCGCCATCTGGCTGTGGATCCGCTTCAGTCTGGCCGCACCCGCGCTGATGCTGGAGAAGGCCTCGGTGACCGCCGCCCTGCGTCGCTCGGCGAAGCTGGTGCGCGGCGCCTGGTGGCGTGTCTTCGGTATACAGCTCCTCGCGCTCCTGATCGTCCTCGTGGTCGAGGCGATCGTCGAGATCCCGACCAGCATGGTCGCCATGGTCATCGGCGGGGACAGCGCGTCGGACTGGCTGTCCGGTGAGACCGCCACGGTCGGCTGGACGTTCCTAGTCGTGATCGGCATCGGCGGGGTCATCGGCGCCACGGTCACTCTTCCGATCACAGCGGGCATCACTGCCCTTCTGTACATGGACCAGAGGATTCGCCGCGAGGCACTCGACCTCGAACTGGCCCGCGCCGCCGGCGTAGACGGCAACAGCAGCGCAGACAACCCCTCCGCGCCCGCCGTCGACACCGCCCCCGGCGACTGA